The proteins below come from a single Mya arenaria isolate MELC-2E11 chromosome 8, ASM2691426v1 genomic window:
- the LOC128244380 gene encoding uncharacterized protein LOC128244380 translates to MVVECRDICSGPMVVECRDICSGPMVVESRDICSGPIVVECQDICSEPMVVESRDICSGPIVVECQDICLGLMVVESRDICSGPMVVESRDICSGPIVVECRDICSGPMVVKSRDICSGPIVVESQDIH, encoded by the coding sequence ATGGTTGTGGAGTGTCGAGATATTTGCTCGGGACCCATGGTTGTAGAGTGTCGAGATATTTGCTCGGGACCCATGGTTGTGGAGTCTCGAGATATTTGCTCGGGACCCATTGTTGTGGAGTGTCAAGATATTTGCTCGGAACCCATGGTTGTGGAGTCTCGAGATATTTGCTCGGGACCCATTGTTGTGGAGTGTCAAGATATTTGCCTGGGACTCATGGTAGTGGAGTCTCGAGATATTTGCTCGGGACCCATGGTTGTGGAGTCTCGAGATATTTGCTCGGGACCCATTGTTGTGGAGTGTCGAGATATTTGCTCGGGACCCATGGTTGTGAAGTCTCGAGATATTTGTTCGGGACCCATTGTTGTGGAGTCTCAAGATATTCACTAG